GATAACGACCAAGACGCTTGTGAGAATAGGGATACACATCAAGCTCAAGAAACTCAGGCTCTGGCAGCTCTTTCATAACCTTGTATGGCATACCACACGCCATTGCGAGAGAAGCATCCTCATCAAGGAGTTTCCTCGCTGTATCAAGATACCCGGGCGACACTGCATCATGGCCACCCAGCCACATGAAATAGCGTGAAGAAGGGGCATTATCCAGCAGTGCTTTAAAACTGTAGTTAGCCCCTCGATTTATATCATTCTGGTGAAATGAGAAGCGCTCATCATGACTGAAGGCCTCTCTGGCAATTTCAAAAGTATGATCAGATGACGCATTATCAAGCATCATAAAGTGATAAGACTGACCACGCTGAGCAGCCAGAGACCCCAAAGTATCAATAATATAAGGAGCCTCATTGTAGGTTGGTATACCTACGCAGATATCAAATTCGTCGTTATTTGCTGTCATGATGCTCCGCTACCCAGGTAGACACACAGGGAATTTTCGACAAATCAGCCCGCTGGATATATTTCTGAGCAATATCCATAACCTCCTCCATCAAACCTTCACTCAACAACGTTGGCTTGAGGCCATCGCGCAGAAAGCAGTCATTGGAGGCATACAAATCATTTTCAGGCGCTTCATTACGCGGATTGTGAAGATAGCTGATCTCGGCACCGGTCATCTGCGAAATCATCTGAGCCAGATCACGAACACGGTGGGTTTCCGTTAACTGGTTATAGACCTTGACGCGCTCGCCTTTTGCAGGCGGATGAGACAGTGCAATTTCCACACAGCGCACCGTATCACGGATGTGAATAAAGGCGCGGGTCTGGCCACCAGTACCATGCACGGACAGTGGATACCCTGCAGAACTTTGCATCAGAAAACGATTCAGCACCGTTCCATAATCGCCATCGTAGTCAAAACGATTAATTAAACGCTCATCCCGCTTTGTCTGCTCAGTCTGGGTCCCCCAGACGATGCCCTGATGAAGATCAGTCACACGGAGCTTGTCATTCTTGTTGTAATAAAAGAAAAACAACTGATCCTGACATTTAGTCATGTGATAGATGCTGCCGGGATTAGCTGGATAAAGGAACTCTGCTGTTGCACCGTTTGCCAGCTCAACCTGCAGGTATCCTTCCGGGATTTTCATCCCTGCCGTGCCATATCCGTATACGCCCATCGTGCCCAAATGCACGAGATGGATATCCTGCCCCGACTCAACAATCGCGTTACACAGATTATGGGTAGCATTCAGGTTGTTGTTAACCGTATAAATTTTATGCCGCGGACTCTTCATTGAATAAGGTGCCGCACGCTGCTCCGCAAAATGCACTACAGCGTCTGGCCGCCACTCTTTCAGCAGGCTGACAACCTTTTCGTAGTCCAGAGCGAGGTCAAGATACTGAACACTGATCGTCTTCCCCGACACCTCACGCCACGCGCTAACGCGCTCATCCAGGGACACAATAGGTGTTAATGACGAGGCATTGAGCTCTTCATCAATGCGACGACGGGAGAGGTTGTCCACGATCATGACATCGTGGCCCTGTTCAGAGAGATATAAAGAGGTCGGCCAACCGCAAAAGCCATCACCGCCGAAAACGATAGTTTTCATACTTATAGCTCAATGTAGAAATTGTTTTTTGATGCAATCGCATGTGAAACTAAGGCCCATATTTCGACCTTTCACAAGCTGTCTGAAACCCAAGGTTCGCAGGTAAGCAATCAGCCCTTTGATACCATGTTGTCGGCAGAAACTCTTGAGTCTTAACTCAATAAACGCTTTTATTTCACCTTCTAACATCCGATCAGTGAGTAATGACTTTTCACATGTATTGGCTACGCAGCGCCCGGCAGAAAGTAATGACTCAGAGGAGGCCTGATGCGGCCAAACCAGCGGCTGTAAGGTACTGAACATTATGTCCACTCCCATATCCGCCCATGCATTCTCAACCACCTTTGCATGGGCTTTTTTTTGCCGGTCATTATTCAGACTACTTTCCTGCTTTGCATGTGTACGATAAGCGAGCAGAAACATCGGAAGATTTGAAATCATGTGATGCTGAGCAATGTCGTAAAAAAATTTGTAATCAGCAGCCCCCTGATACGCTATATCAAACAAAAAACCACCTTTTACAATAATTTCACGGCGAATCAACACAGAGGGGTTACAGACTACATTATCCAGCTTAAGCGCCGCCTTAATCTTCACTGGGTCTGTTGGCGGACGCACTTCTCCGTCATTAGCGCCAAATCGCTTGTACCAGCTGCCCACTACAGCAATGTCGGAATGACTCACCATATAACTGACTTGTTCAGCCAGCCTGTCAGGCATACAGATATCATCTGCATCCATAAAAGCGATAAATTCTGCCGTTGCTGCCGCCAGCAAAATATTACGTGAAGGAATAATCCCTATATTCTTATCATTCTGCGAAATATGAAATCGTTCATCTTTAAGATAAGGGAGAATCTTTGCCGCTGTGGCATCATTCGAGCAATCATCCAGAATAAGGACGGAAAAATTTTTATAGGTTTGCTGAAGCAAAGAGTCAAGGCAAGCTTCGATATAATCCTCTGAATTAAAAACCGGCAGAAGCACTTGAACCAGTGGCAATTCACTCATGAATATCGACTTCCCTTTCTTTTATAAAGAAAAAATTCTGAGGCATATTCACCAGCCGCCGAACATCAGCCAACCGATTTCTTTTAACGCAAAGATTCAGCCACTTTTCCTCGATAGCATAATCCCCATTTCCGATCTTTTCCTGGTATGCCGTGATTAACTTATTAGTCCATCGAGCAATGACCACCAGATCTAATGCGGTATCTTCAATGAGCGCCCAGTGGCATAACCACTCCTCCTCTGTCACAGGGCCAACCAGATACTCCACCAGACGCCTGACGATTCTTTGATACTGAAACTGCTGTATATGCTTGTGGGTTTCACTTACCTGAGAATTGTGAATCCGATAGTGAGTAAGCACTCGGGGAATATTTGCATACCGGACTTCTGGCATCTCGATCATCACTCGCGTCCAGAACTCGGCATCCTCGACATGAATGTATGAGGAGTCATATTTAAAACGTTCTAACAGTGGCCGGCGAACAACAATAGAGTTATTGGGCATGCCATTATTTTTAAATAACAGAAGGGCTTTAATGAAGTCGTTTTGCGCCCTGTAGTGCCACACCTCATTCCGGCTACCAAACAAGGCAATCCATGAACCTACAACATCTATATGAGGGTTGGCATCCAGATAATTACATTGCAGCAACAAGCGCTCTGGCACTGACCAGTCATCGGCATCCATTCGGGCAATATAGTCACCCTGACATATCTCAGGCGCTTTGTTCAGTATGCTAATTAGCCCCATATTTTCCTGATTCTGCAGAAACCTCACCCGACAATCTTTATCCAGATATGACTTCGCAATTTCCGCAGACTCATCTGCAGAGCCGTCATCGACAATAACAAGCTCAAGATCCTCAAGCGTTTGACCGAGAATGCTGTCAATACACTGATTAAGGTAGGGTGCGGCATTAAATACGGGCAAAACAACAGAAACCTTAGGCATACGCTATTCTCAATCGATCATATGTCTCCAGCGCATTAGCCACGGCATCATCCATATCGAAGTATTTGTACTGAGCCAGGCGCCCCAGACAGTGCAGCTGCGAAATAGACTGAGCACGCTCTGCGTAATCTTTAAATCGCCGCTGCCCTTCATCGGTAAAAACAGGGTAATACGGCTCATCCCCCGTCGCAGGGTCAAACTCTTTCGGGAACTCGTAGACCACAGTTGTGGCTTGTGCAGCAGGCTCAGACTGCATCAGATGGCGAAATTCGGTGATGCGGGTGTAGTCATGATCATTAGGGTAATTTACTGTAGTCGCAGGTTGCCACCACGACTGATTCTTGCGCACAAAGTCAAAGCGCAGGGAGCGATAACGCAGGCCCCCCTGATCGGCAGCAAAGAGCTGATCAATCATGCCGGTGTAAATCACCTTCCCAGCAAAGAGCGACTCCTCTCCGGCTTCTCGCCAATAAATCTGCTTGTGCTCCCAGTCAAAACGCAGCACTTCACTCATGGAGGTGTTCAGGCGTAACTCGATACCAGGCTGAGCAAGCATCGCACTAAACATCGCCGTATAGCCGTCAGCCGGTAGCGCCTGCCAGGGGTCGATGAAGTAACGATCATCACGGCTCACCACCACCGGCACACGCGCCGTCACCGCAGGAGAAATAGCCTCTGGCGCCACACCCCACTGCTTACTGGTGTAGTTCACAAAAGCTTTCTGATAGATAAAATCCGCCAGCTCTGCCAGCAGCGGATCGGCCTCTTTACGCAGCTCAAGAATAGGCACCCGCGCCTCTTCACCAAAACGTGCGATCAGGGCGCTAATCATCCTCTGCGCTTTCTCTTCAGGAAAGCAGCGTTCAATACTGGTGAGGTTGAAGGGAATCGGCACCAGCTCTCCATCGATACTGGCGAGCACACGATGCTCGTAGGGTTGCCAGCGGGTGAACTGAGAGAGGTATTGCCAGACATTTTCTCGGTCGGTATGGAAGAGGTGTGGCCCGTAGCGATGAATACGGATGCCATCAGCGTCCAGCTCATCAAAGCAGTTACCACCGATGTGACTGCGCTGATCAATCACCAACACGCTCAGGTCAAGCTGGCTGGCCATGCGTTCGGCAATGACGGCACCAGATATGCCGGCACCAACCACGATGACATCAAAGGGTTTCATTGGGTGCCTGCCTTTAAAAACCGACGAACTGCGTCCGCATCCTGACGATGCTCAAAAGCAAACCGATGGCGTGCATCGAAATACCAGTCCTGACTGATCACAGGCAGTGTGGAGCGAGCCCGTTCCAGCAACTCAACAAAGCGCGCATCGTCGTCACGGAACAGGAAATAAAGTGCTGCCGAGTAGTAAT
This Pokkaliibacter sp. MBI-7 DNA region includes the following protein-coding sequences:
- a CDS encoding glycosyltransferase family A protein — encoded protein: MSELPLVQVLLPVFNSEDYIEACLDSLLQQTYKNFSVLILDDCSNDATAAKILPYLKDERFHISQNDKNIGIIPSRNILLAAATAEFIAFMDADDICMPDRLAEQVSYMVSHSDIAVVGSWYKRFGANDGEVRPPTDPVKIKAALKLDNVVCNPSVLIRREIIVKGGFLFDIAYQGAADYKFFYDIAQHHMISNLPMFLLAYRTHAKQESSLNNDRQKKAHAKVVENAWADMGVDIMFSTLQPLVWPHQASSESLLSAGRCVANTCEKSLLTDRMLEGEIKAFIELRLKSFCRQHGIKGLIAYLRTLGFRQLVKGRNMGLSFTCDCIKKQFLH
- a CDS encoding NAD-dependent epimerase/dehydratase family protein; the encoded protein is MKTIVFGGDGFCGWPTSLYLSEQGHDVMIVDNLSRRRIDEELNASSLTPIVSLDERVSAWREVSGKTISVQYLDLALDYEKVVSLLKEWRPDAVVHFAEQRAAPYSMKSPRHKIYTVNNNLNATHNLCNAIVESGQDIHLVHLGTMGVYGYGTAGMKIPEGYLQVELANGATAEFLYPANPGSIYHMTKCQDQLFFFYYNKNDKLRVTDLHQGIVWGTQTEQTKRDERLINRFDYDGDYGTVLNRFLMQSSAGYPLSVHGTGGQTRAFIHIRDTVRCVEIALSHPPAKGERVKVYNQLTETHRVRDLAQMISQMTGAEISYLHNPRNEAPENDLYASNDCFLRDGLKPTLLSEGLMEEVMDIAQKYIQRADLSKIPCVSTWVAEHHDSK
- a CDS encoding glycosyltransferase family 2 protein translates to MPKVSVVLPVFNAAPYLNQCIDSILGQTLEDLELVIVDDGSADESAEIAKSYLDKDCRVRFLQNQENMGLISILNKAPEICQGDYIARMDADDWSVPERLLLQCNYLDANPHIDVVGSWIALFGSRNEVWHYRAQNDFIKALLLFKNNGMPNNSIVVRRPLLERFKYDSSYIHVEDAEFWTRVMIEMPEVRYANIPRVLTHYRIHNSQVSETHKHIQQFQYQRIVRRLVEYLVGPVTEEEWLCHWALIEDTALDLVVIARWTNKLITAYQEKIGNGDYAIEEKWLNLCVKRNRLADVRRLVNMPQNFFFIKEREVDIHE
- the glf gene encoding UDP-galactopyranose mutase, translating into MKPFDVIVVGAGISGAVIAERMASQLDLSVLVIDQRSHIGGNCFDELDADGIRIHRYGPHLFHTDRENVWQYLSQFTRWQPYEHRVLASIDGELVPIPFNLTSIERCFPEEKAQRMISALIARFGEEARVPILELRKEADPLLAELADFIYQKAFVNYTSKQWGVAPEAISPAVTARVPVVVSRDDRYFIDPWQALPADGYTAMFSAMLAQPGIELRLNTSMSEVLRFDWEHKQIYWREAGEESLFAGKVIYTGMIDQLFAADQGGLRYRSLRFDFVRKNQSWWQPATTVNYPNDHDYTRITEFRHLMQSEPAAQATTVVYEFPKEFDPATGDEPYYPVFTDEGQRRFKDYAERAQSISQLHCLGRLAQYKYFDMDDAVANALETYDRLRIAYA
- a CDS encoding glycosyltransferase family 2 protein; the encoded protein is MTANNDEFDICVGIPTYNEAPYIIDTLGSLAAQRGQSYHFMMLDNASSDHTFEIAREAFSHDERFSFHQNDINRGANYSFKALLDNAPSSRYFMWLGGHDAVSPGYLDTARKLLDEDASLAMACGMPYKVMKELPEPEFLELDVYPYSHKRLGRYLQSIRHRSHCSIIHSVFRRHLLDGFPFKMVIAGDLVLISHLLWHGQVFYMEDERYWRRYFREEDIAESFTKRTSASDDYFSRYELICYYLDSFGALYKGDSRMKTYIEQQMIDVFQHRYGIQSLIPNDEI